One window of the Labilibaculum sp. genome contains the following:
- a CDS encoding radical SAM-associated putative lipoprotein: MRKKVLKKYNKLIAVLLSIMGIGGAISFTGCDGGGESPVEYGTPHATFKIYGTVTSESKVAIPNIKVKMQYDSTYTDEKGEYAIQVVEFPQDQNFTVRYEDIDGSDNGSYLLKDSIVEFKDPQFENSTGSWDFGETKKEVNIELSEDK; encoded by the coding sequence ATGAGAAAAAAAGTATTGAAGAAGTACAACAAATTAATTGCCGTTCTTTTATCCATTATGGGCATAGGTGGTGCAATTTCTTTTACCGGATGCGATGGTGGTGGAGAGAGTCCTGTTGAGTATGGAACTCCTCATGCAACCTTTAAAATTTACGGAACAGTTACTTCTGAAAGTAAGGTGGCGATACCGAATATTAAAGTGAAAATGCAGTACGATTCTACTTATACGGATGAAAAGGGAGAATACGCCATACAGGTTGTTGAATTTCCTCAGGATCAAAATTTCACAGTTCGGTATGAAGATATTGATGGCAGTGATAATGGCAGTTACCTTTTAAAGGATAGCATTGTAGAGTTTAAGGATCCTCAGTTTGAAAACAGTACAGGATCTTGGGATTTTGGGGAAACGAAAAAGGAAGTAAATATTGAACTATCAGAGGACAAATAA
- a CDS encoding TIGR04133 family radical SAM/SPASM protein — protein MNSKLSLRKKIALELFRKYRDNAKKLHQLNYIFWECTLRCNLNCLHCGSDCKKEALVKDMPISDFIGAIDDVSGIVEPNKTMIVLTGGEPLVRTDLEICGKQLYERGFPWGMVSNGFHLTSKRLQSLLQAGLRAVTISLDGLENSHNWLRGNPKSFENAVNAVGLLAETEDLKFDVVTCVNQKNFNELDQIKELLLSKGVKEWRLFTVFPIGRAKEHSELQLNPEQFKHLFDFIARERKKGDIKLNYGCEGFLGNYEGEVRDNLFFCRAGINVASVLIDGSISACPNLRDNFSQGNIYQNGFKTTWENEYSIYRDRSWMKTGECSDCSSFKYCEGNGMHLRDEKTGKLLFCHLNRIKEGEEACKM, from the coding sequence ATGAATTCGAAACTCTCGTTACGCAAAAAAATAGCTCTTGAACTTTTTAGAAAATACCGGGACAATGCAAAAAAGCTGCATCAGCTCAATTATATATTTTGGGAATGTACCTTGCGCTGCAATTTGAATTGTTTGCATTGCGGCAGCGATTGTAAAAAAGAAGCCTTGGTAAAAGATATGCCCATTTCCGATTTTATTGGTGCTATTGATGATGTATCCGGCATTGTAGAGCCAAATAAAACCATGATTGTTTTAACAGGTGGAGAACCGTTGGTGCGAACTGATTTGGAAATTTGTGGAAAACAATTGTATGAGAGGGGATTTCCTTGGGGAATGGTTTCCAATGGATTTCATCTTACTTCCAAAAGATTGCAATCTCTTTTGCAAGCTGGTTTGCGTGCCGTTACCATTAGTTTGGATGGATTGGAAAATTCGCACAATTGGTTGAGAGGAAATCCAAAAAGTTTTGAAAATGCAGTAAATGCTGTTGGGCTTTTGGCCGAAACGGAAGATCTTAAATTTGATGTAGTTACCTGTGTGAATCAAAAGAATTTTAATGAGTTAGACCAGATCAAGGAGCTGCTTTTATCCAAAGGGGTTAAAGAATGGCGGCTATTCACGGTTTTCCCAATAGGGAGGGCAAAGGAACATAGCGAATTGCAATTGAATCCGGAACAATTTAAGCATCTTTTCGATTTTATTGCAAGGGAAAGAAAAAAAGGCGACATCAAATTGAACTACGGTTGCGAGGGTTTTTTGGGAAATTACGAAGGCGAAGTTCGAGACAACTTGTTTTTCTGCCGGGCGGGTATTAATGTAGCCTCTGTTCTGATAGACGGTTCCATCTCGGCATGTCCAAATCTTCGGGATAACTTTTCGCAGGGAAATATCTATCAAAATGGCTTTAAGACAACCTGGGAGAATGAATATTCTATCTACAGAGATAGAAGTTGGATGAAGACAGGCGAATGTTCCGATTGCAGTTCGTTTAAATATTGCGAAGGGAACGGTATGCACTTACGTGATGAAAAAACCGGGAAATTGTTATTCTGTCATTTAAACAGAATAAAAGAAGGCGAAGAAGCCTGTAAAATGTAG
- a CDS encoding MBL fold metallo-hydrolase, with the protein MITIETLVFNHWQENTYILHDETGEAVLIDCGVFFKDEGRKLIDFVEKKGLKLVKQLNTHLHIDHVLGNQFMKDQFGLLTEAHKDDEFLLAEAPNYAIRLGLENVVEPPPIGKLIEEGDIIEFGNSELKVLHVPGHSPGHVVFYNEEQKFLIAGDVLFRESIGRTDLPYGNYEQLIEGIKTKLLILDDEVCVYPGHGPATSIGHERSKNLFLKGLS; encoded by the coding sequence ATGATTACGATAGAAACATTGGTGTTTAATCACTGGCAGGAAAACACATACATATTGCATGATGAAACAGGGGAGGCAGTCTTGATTGACTGTGGTGTTTTCTTTAAAGACGAAGGCAGAAAGCTGATTGATTTTGTTGAAAAGAAAGGGCTGAAACTGGTAAAACAGTTGAACACACATTTACATATCGATCATGTTTTGGGCAATCAATTTATGAAGGATCAGTTTGGATTGCTTACTGAAGCTCATAAAGATGACGAGTTTTTGCTGGCCGAAGCTCCTAACTACGCAATTCGATTGGGACTCGAGAATGTGGTTGAACCACCTCCGATTGGTAAGCTGATTGAGGAAGGAGACATTATTGAATTTGGAAATTCGGAGTTGAAAGTACTTCATGTTCCCGGACATTCGCCTGGTCATGTGGTGTTTTACAATGAGGAGCAAAAATTTTTAATTGCAGGTGATGTTTTATTCCGCGAAAGTATTGGGCGAACAGATTTACCATACGGAAATTACGAGCAATTAATTGAAGGAATCAAAACTAAACTTTTGATCCTTGATGATGAAGTTTGTGTTTATCCTGGGCATGGTCCGGCAACTTCTATCGGACATGAGAGATCTAAGAATTTGTTTTTAAAAGGATTGAGTTAA
- the gcvP gene encoding aminomethyl-transferring glycine dehydrogenase, with protein MATEKFVSRHIGPRNGDIKTMLETVGAPSLEALIDETIPSDIRLEKALDLPKALSEYEYFSKIKGIAAKNKVFRTFIGQGYYDTITPAAIQRNVLENPGWYTPYTPYQAEVSQGRLEALLNFQTMILDLTKMELANSSLLDEATAVGESMYMMQALRSRAKKKADANQFFVDKNVFAHTLDVLTTRATPLGIELVVGDFNTFEFSDQVFGAIVQYPASNGSIQDYAAFVERAHQAEALVAVSADLMSLVLLTPPGEWGADIVVGTSQRFGVPMGYGGPHAAYMACREAYKRSIPGRIIGVTKDAQGNNALRLALQTREQHIKREKATSNICTAQALLATMAGFYGVYHGQEGLKRIALHIHSAAGILSEGLKSLGYQQTVDNFFDTLQVVIPAGVSVEEIRKAALQAEFNFFYINDTTIGISIDEKISAEELSAVLTIFSKAAGKNEVVVEGIEDKISFDSKYARTSEFLTLDVFKRYRSETALMRYIKSLEKKDIGLNTSMISLGSCTMKLNAAVEMLPISWPEIGGIHPFVPADQALGYKEIIEDLEKWLSVITGFAGCTLQPNSGAAGEYTGLMVIREYHISRGEGHRNVVLIPSSAHGTNPASVTMAGMKVVIVNCDENGNVEFEDLKAKAENHKDDLCAYMITYPSTHGVFETGIKAMMNLIHENGGQVYMDGANMNAQVGLTNPGTIGADVCHLNLHKTFAIPHGGGGPGVGPIAVAEHLVQFLPSHKFVKTGGENAITAVAAAPFGSASVLPITYGYIAMLGAEGLEKVTKMAILNANYLASSFEKLGFKILYKGAKGRVGHEMIFDCREFNKSVGITDTDIAKRLMDYGFHAPTLSFPVHGTLMVEPTESEPLEEMDRFIEALAKINEEMKEIEDGVADVSDNVLKNAPHTHRVLTADEWNHTYNRQKAAYPLSWVADNKFWPSVARVDDAFGDRNLMCTCAPLEAYLEEHIDVD; from the coding sequence ATGGCAACTGAAAAGTTTGTTTCCCGTCACATTGGACCCCGCAATGGCGATATTAAAACAATGTTGGAAACTGTTGGTGCTCCTTCTCTGGAAGCCCTGATTGATGAAACAATCCCTTCAGATATTCGTTTGGAAAAAGCATTAGACCTTCCAAAAGCACTATCAGAATACGAATATTTTTCGAAGATTAAAGGAATTGCTGCTAAAAACAAAGTATTCCGAACATTTATAGGACAAGGGTATTACGATACTATTACTCCTGCTGCTATTCAGCGAAATGTATTGGAAAATCCAGGATGGTATACTCCTTACACACCTTATCAGGCAGAAGTATCACAGGGTAGATTGGAAGCTTTATTGAACTTCCAGACTATGATTTTGGATTTAACCAAAATGGAACTGGCTAATAGTTCTCTTTTAGATGAAGCAACTGCCGTGGGAGAGTCAATGTATATGATGCAGGCTCTTCGTTCCCGTGCTAAGAAAAAGGCTGATGCAAATCAGTTTTTTGTTGATAAGAATGTTTTTGCTCACACGCTTGACGTTTTAACTACTCGTGCAACTCCTCTGGGAATCGAGTTAGTTGTTGGTGATTTCAATACATTCGAATTTTCGGATCAGGTTTTTGGAGCTATCGTTCAATATCCGGCTTCAAACGGCAGTATTCAAGATTATGCAGCTTTTGTTGAGCGTGCTCATCAGGCTGAAGCATTGGTTGCTGTATCTGCTGATTTAATGAGTTTGGTGCTGTTAACTCCTCCAGGTGAGTGGGGTGCTGATATTGTTGTCGGTACATCTCAACGTTTTGGTGTTCCAATGGGATATGGCGGACCACATGCGGCATATATGGCTTGTCGCGAAGCTTACAAAAGAAGCATTCCCGGACGTATTATTGGTGTAACCAAGGATGCTCAGGGAAACAATGCTTTGCGTTTGGCTTTGCAAACCCGGGAACAGCATATTAAACGTGAAAAAGCAACCTCTAATATCTGTACAGCACAAGCCTTGTTAGCTACAATGGCTGGTTTTTATGGTGTTTATCACGGTCAGGAAGGTTTGAAGAGAATTGCATTGCACATTCATTCTGCCGCAGGTATTCTTTCCGAAGGATTAAAATCCTTGGGTTATCAACAAACTGTTGACAACTTCTTTGATACTTTGCAGGTTGTGATTCCTGCCGGGGTTTCTGTTGAGGAAATTCGCAAAGCTGCATTGCAGGCCGAATTCAATTTCTTCTACATTAACGATACTACAATTGGTATTTCAATTGACGAGAAAATTAGCGCAGAGGAATTAAGTGCTGTTCTTACCATTTTCTCAAAAGCAGCAGGTAAAAATGAAGTTGTTGTGGAGGGTATTGAAGATAAAATTTCATTCGATTCAAAATATGCAAGAACAAGTGAATTTCTAACTCTGGATGTATTTAAACGTTACCGTTCCGAAACCGCTTTGATGCGTTACATTAAAAGTTTGGAAAAGAAAGATATTGGATTGAATACATCTATGATTTCTTTGGGATCGTGTACAATGAAGCTGAATGCTGCAGTGGAAATGCTGCCAATTAGCTGGCCGGAGATTGGTGGAATTCATCCGTTTGTTCCTGCTGATCAGGCTTTGGGTTACAAGGAAATCATTGAAGATCTTGAAAAATGGCTTTCGGTTATTACCGGATTTGCAGGTTGTACTTTACAGCCAAATTCAGGTGCTGCTGGTGAGTATACAGGATTAATGGTGATTCGCGAATATCATATATCAAGAGGTGAAGGCCATCGAAATGTGGTTTTAATTCCTTCATCAGCACATGGAACAAATCCTGCCTCGGTTACAATGGCTGGAATGAAAGTTGTGATTGTAAACTGCGATGAAAACGGAAACGTAGAATTTGAGGACTTAAAAGCGAAAGCAGAAAATCATAAAGATGATTTGTGTGCATACATGATCACCTATCCGTCAACACATGGTGTGTTCGAAACAGGTATTAAGGCGATGATGAATCTGATTCATGAAAACGGAGGACAGGTTTACATGGATGGAGCGAATATGAATGCTCAGGTTGGTCTAACAAATCCGGGTACAATTGGTGCTGATGTTTGTCATTTAAATCTTCATAAAACATTTGCAATTCCTCATGGTGGCGGCGGACCTGGTGTTGGTCCAATAGCTGTGGCTGAACATTTGGTGCAATTCTTACCTTCTCACAAATTTGTGAAAACCGGTGGCGAAAATGCAATTACTGCAGTGGCAGCAGCTCCGTTTGGATCTGCAAGTGTATTGCCAATTACCTATGGATACATTGCCATGTTAGGCGCTGAAGGCTTGGAGAAAGTTACAAAAATGGCAATTTTGAATGCCAATTACCTGGCTTCCTCTTTTGAGAAATTAGGTTTCAAAATTTTATATAAGGGAGCAAAAGGGCGCGTTGGTCATGAAATGATTTTTGACTGCCGCGAGTTCAATAAATCTGTAGGAATTACCGATACCGATATCGCTAAGCGATTGATGGATTATGGGTTTCACGCTCCAACATTATCTTTTCCTGTTCATGGTACATTAATGGTTGAACCAACCGAAAGTGAGCCATTGGAAGAGATGGATCGTTTCATTGAAGCATTGGCGAAAATTAATGAAGAAATGAAAGAGATTGAAGATGGTGTTGCTGATGTTTCTGACAATGTGTTGAAAAATGCACCTCACACACATAGGGTATTAACTGCTGATGAGTGGAATCATACATACAATCGTCAAAAAGCAGCTTATCCATTAAGTTGGGTTGCTGATAATAAATTTTGGCCTTCAGTTGCTCGTGTTGATGATGCTTTTGGCGATAGGAACCTAATGTGTACATGTGCACCATTAGAAGCTTATTTGGAAGAACATATCGATGTTGACTAA
- the elbB gene encoding isoprenoid biosynthesis glyoxalase ElbB, whose protein sequence is MNSKKKFAVVLAGSGVYDGSEIHEATLALYSISKNGGSYQIFAPNINQYHVINHITGKEMPETRNVLVEAARIARGNIKDLKEFSADEFDAILFPGGFGAAKNLCTFAFAGAECEVNPDVASAIKAMHKAKKPIGALCIAPALIAKVLGEVEVTIGEDEGTAEAISKMGATHVSTTHGEIVFDKENKIVTTPCYMLDATIAQIGDGADNVVKTIMAL, encoded by the coding sequence ATGAATTCAAAGAAAAAATTTGCAGTTGTTCTAGCAGGATCAGGTGTCTATGATGGTTCTGAAATTCATGAAGCAACCTTAGCCTTATATTCCATTTCAAAAAACGGAGGAAGCTATCAGATTTTTGCTCCAAACATCAATCAATACCATGTAATTAACCATATTACTGGAAAAGAAATGCCCGAGACAAGAAATGTATTGGTTGAAGCTGCTCGAATTGCACGGGGAAATATCAAAGATCTAAAAGAATTCTCGGCCGATGAGTTTGATGCCATTCTTTTTCCCGGTGGATTTGGCGCAGCAAAAAATTTATGCACATTTGCTTTCGCAGGTGCCGAATGTGAGGTAAATCCTGATGTTGCATCGGCTATAAAAGCAATGCACAAAGCTAAAAAGCCAATCGGAGCCTTATGCATAGCTCCTGCCCTTATTGCTAAAGTTTTGGGTGAAGTTGAAGTTACCATTGGCGAAGACGAAGGAACTGCTGAAGCAATTTCTAAGATGGGAGCAACTCATGTTTCTACAACCCATGGTGAAATAGTATTCGATAAAGAGAATAAAATTGTAACAACGCCCTGCTATATGCTTGATGCCACCATTGCGCAAATTGGTGATGGTGCAGATAATGTAGTGAAAACAATTATGGCATTATAA
- the thpR gene encoding RNA 2',3'-cyclic phosphodiesterase, whose product MKTKRIFIAIKIDNTHQINEVFRQVGFDLNEEAIKWVNKNGLHITLLFLGETDIEEIAVITDKLKTIGGDFDAFRLNLKSIGAFPSIEHPRILWTGINSTSGLYELQMKILIQLKKEKVTDDYKYTPHLTIGRIKGGVKNPEKIKKCLLKLKDWEDSDLLIDKFVLMESLLTKDGPVYHVLETFSLKNQNV is encoded by the coding sequence ATGAAGACGAAACGTATATTTATTGCAATAAAGATAGATAATACACATCAAATTAATGAAGTTTTTCGACAAGTTGGATTTGATTTAAATGAAGAAGCAATAAAATGGGTCAATAAAAACGGACTTCACATTACACTTCTTTTTCTGGGAGAGACCGATATTGAGGAAATTGCCGTGATTACTGATAAATTGAAGACGATTGGAGGTGATTTTGATGCTTTTCGGCTGAATTTGAAATCGATTGGCGCTTTTCCTTCAATCGAGCATCCAAGAATTTTATGGACTGGCATTAATTCAACTTCAGGCTTATATGAACTGCAAATGAAAATTTTAATTCAACTTAAAAAAGAAAAAGTAACCGACGATTATAAATATACTCCTCACCTCACCATTGGCAGAATTAAGGGAGGCGTGAAAAACCCCGAAAAGATAAAGAAATGTCTTCTGAAATTGAAGGATTGGGAGGATAGCGATCTTCTTATCGATAAGTTTGTACTCATGGAAAGTTTACTTACGAAAGATGGACCCGTTTATCATGTTTTGGAAACTTTTAGCTTGAAAAATCAGAATGTGTGA